A region of Myxococcus stipitatus DSM 14675 DNA encodes the following proteins:
- a CDS encoding LysR family transcriptional regulator, protein MAGNHEALWTLWEVSRAGTHAAAAARLGITASAVGQQLKALEQRVGAALFERVGRGTRLTTAGAALVAKLGAHLPALDAALEEAAEAQRAVRGEVSLAGPWPFFRYWLRPRLPTLLERYPELHLEVRFDVPSRVSRRLVEGELDLGIVGLLPDAPGLEVHPVAQERFVAVASRAYLKRWGTPKSARDFAAHRFIAFDSDLAMLSPWWRSAFGPKEPLPSRVVCRIANLDEMLSLAEAGVGMTVLPDYLVEPALSEGRVESVTPEPNRRSARRPFGTLYVAWRRTAAPTARFLAVRDWLLEKP, encoded by the coding sequence ATGGCCGGCAATCACGAAGCACTCTGGACGCTGTGGGAAGTGAGCCGCGCGGGGACCCACGCCGCCGCCGCGGCTCGGCTGGGCATCACCGCCTCCGCCGTCGGCCAGCAACTCAAGGCACTGGAGCAGCGCGTCGGCGCCGCCCTGTTCGAGCGCGTCGGTCGAGGCACCCGCCTCACCACCGCTGGCGCAGCCCTGGTCGCGAAGCTGGGCGCGCACCTGCCCGCCCTGGATGCCGCGCTCGAGGAAGCCGCCGAGGCCCAGCGCGCCGTGCGCGGCGAGGTGAGCCTCGCGGGCCCCTGGCCCTTCTTCCGATACTGGCTGCGTCCTCGCCTCCCCACCCTCCTGGAGCGCTACCCCGAGCTTCACCTGGAGGTCCGCTTCGATGTGCCCAGCCGCGTCTCCCGACGCCTCGTCGAGGGAGAGCTGGACCTGGGCATCGTGGGCCTCCTCCCCGACGCTCCGGGCCTGGAGGTCCATCCCGTCGCGCAGGAACGCTTCGTGGCCGTGGCCTCACGCGCCTACCTCAAGCGCTGGGGCACCCCCAAGAGCGCGCGCGACTTCGCGGCCCATCGCTTCATCGCCTTCGACTCCGACCTCGCGATGCTGAGCCCCTGGTGGCGCTCCGCCTTCGGTCCCAAGGAGCCACTCCCCTCCCGCGTGGTGTGCCGCATCGCCAACCTGGACGAGATGCTCTCCCTCGCCGAGGCCGGCGTGGGCATGACGGTACTGCCGGACTATCTCGTCGAGCCCGCCTTGAGCGAGGGCCGCGTGGAGAGCGTCACCCCCGAGCCGAACCGGCGCTCGGCGCGACGCCCCTTCGGCACCTTGTATGTCGCATGGCGCCGGACAGCGGCCCCCACCGCACGCTTCCTCGCGGTTCGCGACTGGCTGCTCGAGAAGCCCTGA
- a CDS encoding acyl-CoA desaturase, translating into MSKYGVQKAEPMWVIRVRLILLHLGALAVFFVPFQWELVALAAVSYFPRILGVEAGYHRYFSHRSYKTSRVFQFLMAVLGSSSGQRGVLWWAAHHRAHHRHTDTEEDVHSPVHGFWKSHLGWLLEEKNADTHLDHVADFACFPELRLINKYYYVPALLLLVGLGVAGAQGWLGPDINAWQAVAWGFFLPTVLALHSILAVNSLAHGNGRWASYRRFATRDLSLNSIWLALPSVGAGWHNNHHRFSASSRAGFTWYEVDLSYLWLKSLAALRLVWELRPVPAEIMRQGGLLDEEKPKVDQTMG; encoded by the coding sequence ATGTCCAAATATGGCGTGCAGAAGGCCGAGCCGATGTGGGTGATTCGGGTTCGCCTCATTCTCTTACATCTCGGCGCTCTCGCCGTGTTCTTCGTTCCCTTCCAGTGGGAGCTCGTCGCGCTGGCGGCCGTCAGCTACTTCCCTCGCATCCTCGGGGTGGAGGCGGGCTATCACCGCTATTTCTCACATCGGTCCTACAAGACGAGCCGGGTGTTTCAGTTCTTGATGGCGGTGCTGGGCTCCTCGTCCGGGCAGCGGGGCGTGTTGTGGTGGGCCGCGCACCACCGGGCACATCATCGGCACACGGACACGGAAGAGGATGTGCACTCCCCGGTGCATGGCTTCTGGAAGTCGCACCTGGGCTGGCTGCTCGAGGAGAAGAACGCGGACACCCACCTGGACCATGTGGCTGACTTCGCGTGCTTCCCGGAGCTGCGGCTCATCAACAAGTATTACTACGTGCCCGCGCTCCTGTTGCTCGTGGGGCTGGGGGTGGCGGGAGCCCAGGGATGGCTGGGGCCCGATATCAATGCCTGGCAGGCCGTGGCCTGGGGGTTCTTCCTGCCCACCGTGCTGGCGCTCCACTCCATCCTGGCGGTGAACTCCCTGGCACATGGCAACGGGCGCTGGGCCAGCTACCGGCGCTTCGCCACGCGAGACTTGTCGTTGAACAGCATCTGGCTGGCGCTGCCCAGCGTGGGCGCCGGGTGGCACAACAATCATCATCGCTTCAGCGCCAGCTCGCGCGCGGGGTTCACCTGGTACGAAGTGGACCTGAGCTATCTGTGGCTGAAATCACTCGCCGCCTTGCGGCTGGTCTGGGAGCTGCGCCCCGTCCCCGCGGAGATCATGCGTCAGGGAGGACTGCTGGACGAAGAGAAGCCCAAGGTCGACCAGACGATGGGCTGA
- a CDS encoding sigma 54-interacting transcriptional regulator has protein sequence MSDSAPSTAPLTEKTDPEGPLSPVRLLVLEGKDLGRSAVLERGTAVVGTLPSCELVLTDDTVSRQHLSIELLGSSLRVRDLGSRNGTRYLGARVEVVEVPLGALVCLGRTQLALLPETSSTERVSARTELAGLLGRSLAMRRLFTDIERVAPTGLPVLLQGETGTGKEGLARALHQLSGKAGALRVFDCGAVLPSLLPGALFGHARGAFTGAVAEAPGALEAAHEGTLFLDEVAELPLEAQPAFLRVLETGGFFRLGENVERRVRFRVIAATHQDLQAAVKRGTFREDLYHRLASVVLRAPALRERLEDIPLLAEHFARSLGTSLPLSPASLATLTAYHWPGNVRELRNAVERVVSLGAEAALPRLATSEASQPEDFHATRERVLQAFERSYLEAQLARHKGSAAAAARAAGLARSYFYRLLKTHGLVPRGGKG, from the coding sequence GTGAGCGACTCGGCGCCGAGCACCGCGCCCCTCACCGAGAAGACGGACCCGGAGGGCCCGCTCTCGCCGGTGCGGCTGCTCGTCCTGGAGGGCAAGGACCTGGGACGCTCCGCGGTGTTGGAGCGAGGCACGGCGGTGGTGGGGACGCTGCCGTCGTGCGAGCTTGTCCTCACGGACGACACGGTGTCGCGCCAGCATCTGAGCATCGAGCTGTTGGGGTCCTCCTTGCGCGTGCGGGACTTGGGGAGCCGCAATGGCACGCGCTACCTGGGGGCGCGGGTGGAGGTGGTGGAGGTGCCCCTGGGCGCGCTGGTGTGCCTGGGAAGGACGCAGCTCGCGCTGCTCCCGGAGACCTCGTCGACCGAGCGGGTCAGCGCGCGCACGGAACTGGCGGGACTGCTGGGCCGCTCGTTGGCGATGCGGCGGCTGTTCACGGACATCGAGCGCGTGGCTCCCACGGGGCTGCCGGTGCTGCTCCAGGGGGAGACGGGGACGGGGAAGGAGGGCCTCGCGAGGGCCCTGCATCAGCTCTCCGGAAAGGCGGGCGCGCTGCGGGTCTTCGATTGCGGCGCCGTGCTCCCCAGCTTGTTGCCCGGAGCGTTGTTCGGCCACGCGCGGGGCGCCTTCACGGGGGCGGTGGCGGAGGCTCCTGGCGCGCTCGAGGCCGCTCACGAGGGCACGCTCTTCCTGGATGAGGTGGCGGAGCTTCCGCTGGAGGCCCAGCCGGCCTTCCTGCGGGTGCTGGAGACGGGCGGCTTCTTCCGCTTGGGGGAGAACGTGGAGCGGCGCGTCCGCTTCCGCGTCATCGCCGCCACGCACCAGGACCTCCAGGCCGCGGTGAAGAGGGGGACCTTTCGTGAGGACCTCTACCATCGCCTCGCGAGCGTCGTGCTCCGGGCGCCCGCGTTGAGGGAGCGACTGGAGGACATCCCCCTCCTGGCCGAGCACTTCGCGCGGAGCCTGGGGACCTCGCTCCCCCTGTCGCCCGCGAGCCTCGCCACGCTGACGGCCTATCACTGGCCCGGCAATGTGAGGGAGCTGCGCAACGCGGTGGAGCGCGTCGTGTCGCTGGGCGCGGAGGCCGCGTTGCCTCGGCTCGCGACGAGCGAGGCCTCGCAGCCGGAGGACTTCCATGCGACGCGCGAGCGGGTCCTCCAGGCCTTCGAGCGAAGCTACCTGGAGGCGCAGCTTGCCCGGCACAAGGGGTCCGCCGCCGCGGCCGCACGCGCGGCGGGGCTGGCCCGCTCCTACTTCTATCGCCTGCTCAAGACGCATGGGCTCGTCCCCAGAGGAGGGAAGGGCTGA
- a CDS encoding DUF5666 domain-containing protein, with protein MKTSSRFTSAALLALTLLSPAMALSHGKDGVHVMGTVKEVKQGTLVVETSEMKQEDVMTDASTRYEKSGADVTAADLKAGERVVVHGMKMKNGQVHAQLVKFGKPKADAKAAQPAPAASGHDHGHSGH; from the coding sequence ATGAAGACCTCATCCCGCTTCACCTCCGCCGCCCTGCTCGCCCTCACCCTCCTCTCTCCGGCCATGGCGCTTTCCCACGGCAAGGACGGTGTCCACGTCATGGGCACGGTGAAGGAGGTGAAGCAAGGCACGCTCGTGGTAGAGACCTCCGAGATGAAGCAGGAGGACGTGATGACGGACGCGAGCACGCGCTACGAGAAGAGCGGCGCGGACGTCACGGCGGCGGACCTCAAGGCCGGAGAGCGCGTGGTCGTCCACGGCATGAAGATGAAGAACGGTCAGGTGCATGCGCAGTTGGTGAAGTTCGGCAAGCCGAAGGCGGACGCGAAGGCCGCACAGCCCGCGCCGGCCGCGAGCGGACATGACCATGGGCACTCCGGGCACTGA
- a CDS encoding YeiH family protein, with the protein MSATSSRPDAPRSLRDTTLALGRLLVPLGALLSLWPGVSTAVALVAGMLVALSVGNPHAALTRRATHLLLSLSVVGLGAGMDLRVVAEEGARGFLYTVVGITACLALGALLARWLRVSRGAGLLISIGTAICGGSAIAAVVPVLRPREEDVSIALGTVFLLNAVALFVFPVVGHAVGLDARQFGLWSALAIHDTSSVVGAAMRYGPQALEVATTVKLARALWIVPLTVSLGFWLRRTGQASTQGQGPARRPWFILGFLAMAALVTWVPSLRPAGQMVTHVSQRVLVLTLFLIGAGFSRQALRSVGLKPLAQGITLWLCMASLSLGAILLHVIS; encoded by the coding sequence ATGTCCGCAACCTCCTCACGACCCGATGCTCCTCGCTCCTTGCGCGACACCACGCTGGCCCTCGGGCGGCTGCTTGTTCCCCTGGGCGCGCTGTTGAGTCTCTGGCCGGGTGTGTCCACGGCGGTCGCCCTGGTGGCTGGAATGCTGGTGGCCCTGAGCGTCGGCAATCCCCATGCGGCGCTCACCCGCCGTGCCACGCACCTCCTCCTCTCTCTCTCGGTGGTGGGCCTGGGCGCGGGCATGGACTTGCGCGTGGTGGCCGAGGAAGGCGCGCGCGGCTTTCTCTACACCGTGGTGGGCATCACCGCGTGTCTTGCGCTCGGGGCCCTCCTGGCGCGGTGGCTGCGCGTCTCGCGTGGCGCGGGGCTGCTCATCAGTATCGGCACGGCCATCTGTGGAGGCAGTGCCATCGCGGCGGTGGTTCCCGTGCTGCGGCCTCGAGAAGAGGACGTGTCCATCGCACTGGGGACCGTGTTCTTGCTCAACGCCGTGGCCCTCTTCGTCTTCCCCGTCGTGGGGCACGCCGTGGGCCTGGACGCGCGCCAGTTCGGACTGTGGAGCGCACTGGCCATCCATGACACCAGCTCCGTGGTCGGCGCGGCCATGCGGTACGGACCGCAGGCGCTGGAGGTGGCGACCACCGTGAAGCTGGCGCGCGCGCTCTGGATTGTCCCGCTGACGGTGTCCCTGGGCTTCTGGCTTCGACGGACCGGCCAGGCGTCCACCCAAGGGCAGGGGCCCGCGCGCCGCCCCTGGTTCATCCTCGGCTTCCTCGCCATGGCGGCCCTGGTGACGTGGGTGCCGTCACTCCGGCCCGCGGGGCAGATGGTGACGCACGTGTCCCAGCGTGTCCTCGTGCTGACGCTGTTCCTCATCGGCGCGGGCTTCTCGCGTCAGGCCCTGCGCTCCGTGGGCCTCAAGCCGCTGGCCCAGGGCATCACCCTGTGGCTCTGCATGGCGAGCCTGAGCCTGGGCGCCATCCTCCTCCACGTCATCTCGTGA
- a CDS encoding serine/threonine-protein kinase, whose protein sequence is MVKDGATTRGARLGDYELLARIAAGGMGEVFIARRRGPAGIEQRVALKTVLPHLADDPRWRDRFLEEMRFAAMLSHPHIVPVSELGWEDGRLFMAMALVEGVSLARLLRACRREGHLLSMPLVRLLATGLCEALQYAHQLRSPSGEAMGLVHRDVNPANILVSAQGAVLLGDFGIARPATSDTTHGGRAWGKYPYMPPEQLDGVRPLDARVDVFAASVTLYEALTGVSPFLRETDEATIQAIRGTELPDVTLLRPDVSPRVAEMLRRGAARERGLRLGSASDLLDGVLEGPVARPSELGALVERLCAAELAVFRRSEPVGGDVPVTRTLRPVSAGGTGGVTARWLGGARWPGVLGGLAVLAGGGWLFLPRGEAPAPVPVSSPETRAVQEAPRLAEVSPARPEESAPPEVAPRVPVAVKAVEARAAVPAPKAVEAIGFLTVDARPWAVVSVNGREVDRTPLARYPLPAGRHLVVFHNPTLGLTEQRTVQVESGKVATVRVDFAAP, encoded by the coding sequence ATGGTGAAGGACGGAGCCACGACTCGGGGCGCGCGCCTGGGGGACTACGAACTGCTCGCGCGCATCGCGGCGGGTGGAATGGGAGAGGTCTTCATCGCCCGACGGCGAGGGCCCGCGGGGATTGAGCAGCGCGTGGCGCTGAAGACCGTTCTCCCCCATCTGGCCGATGACCCGCGCTGGCGCGACCGCTTCCTCGAGGAGATGCGCTTCGCGGCGATGCTGAGCCATCCCCACATCGTCCCTGTCTCCGAGTTGGGCTGGGAGGATGGGCGCTTGTTCATGGCGATGGCGCTCGTCGAAGGGGTGAGCCTGGCGCGGTTGCTGAGGGCGTGCCGCCGCGAAGGGCACCTGCTGTCGATGCCGCTGGTGCGGTTGTTGGCCACGGGGCTGTGCGAGGCGCTTCAGTATGCCCATCAGCTCCGGAGTCCCTCCGGCGAGGCCATGGGGCTTGTTCATCGCGACGTGAATCCCGCCAACATCCTGGTGTCCGCGCAGGGCGCGGTGCTGCTGGGAGACTTCGGCATCGCGCGCCCGGCCACGAGCGACACGACACACGGAGGGCGGGCTTGGGGCAAATACCCATACATGCCTCCGGAGCAACTGGACGGCGTGCGGCCGCTGGATGCGCGAGTGGATGTCTTCGCGGCCTCGGTGACGCTGTATGAGGCCCTGACGGGTGTTTCGCCATTTCTGCGCGAGACCGATGAAGCGACGATTCAAGCCATTCGAGGCACGGAGCTTCCGGACGTCACGCTCCTGCGGCCCGACGTGAGCCCTCGCGTCGCGGAGATGCTGCGTCGCGGGGCTGCTCGGGAGCGAGGATTGCGGCTCGGCTCCGCCAGCGACCTGCTGGATGGAGTGCTGGAGGGCCCCGTGGCCCGTCCCTCCGAGCTGGGGGCGCTGGTCGAGAGGTTGTGCGCGGCGGAGCTGGCGGTCTTCCGGCGGTCCGAGCCGGTGGGCGGTGATGTTCCCGTCACGCGGACGCTGCGGCCCGTGTCCGCGGGTGGCACGGGGGGCGTGACAGCGCGGTGGCTCGGTGGTGCTCGATGGCCCGGGGTGCTGGGCGGACTGGCTGTGCTCGCTGGGGGCGGGTGGCTCTTTCTCCCGCGAGGTGAGGCGCCCGCTCCGGTGCCTGTGTCTTCGCCCGAGACGCGGGCGGTCCAGGAGGCTCCTCGGTTGGCGGAGGTGTCGCCTGCCAGGCCCGAGGAGTCGGCTCCTCCCGAGGTGGCTCCTCGTGTGCCTGTCGCGGTGAAGGCCGTGGAGGCACGCGCGGCGGTCCCGGCGCCGAAGGCCGTGGAGGCCATCGGGTTCCTGACCGTGGACGCGCGGCCCTGGGCGGTGGTGTCCGTGAACGGGCGTGAGGTGGACCGGACGCCCTTGGCTCGCTACCCGCTGCCAGCGGGCCGGCATCTCGTCGTGTTCCACAATCCCACGCTGGGGTTGACGGAGCAGCGCACCGTCCAGGTCGAGTCGGGGAAGGTCGCCACCGTGCGGGTGGACTTCGCCGCGCCCTGA
- a CDS encoding helix-turn-helix transcriptional regulator, which produces MGTGTLLYGGPVRATALHAHHAFQVMVSLGSPLHLRGPRQDSAVQCQAAVIPPDALHEVTAPSPSVLLLYLDPDGLVGRRLRRELGPLVETSDWLRAGRTLWTRTPRAVPETWAQARPLAQSFVDALASPESRPQVIHPAVQRAVRFVAANLEGDIRLGAVAEHAEISPGRLTHLLPQHVGLPLRPYVAWLRLQRAVARLREGATLTESAHHAGFTDGAHLTRIFRRMFGIRPSDVMGRAEWVLPTPTDDDALAK; this is translated from the coding sequence ATGGGCACCGGGACCCTGCTCTACGGGGGCCCGGTGCGCGCCACCGCGCTCCACGCGCACCATGCCTTCCAGGTCATGGTGAGCCTGGGCTCGCCGCTCCACCTCCGAGGACCGCGGCAAGACAGCGCGGTGCAGTGCCAGGCCGCGGTGATTCCTCCCGATGCCCTGCACGAAGTCACGGCGCCGAGCCCCTCGGTGCTGCTGCTCTACCTGGACCCGGATGGACTCGTGGGGCGGCGACTGCGCCGCGAGCTGGGGCCTTTGGTCGAGACCTCGGACTGGCTGCGTGCGGGCAGGACGTTGTGGACGCGGACACCGCGAGCCGTACCCGAGACCTGGGCCCAGGCGAGACCGCTCGCCCAGTCCTTCGTCGACGCGCTCGCCAGTCCCGAGTCACGTCCGCAGGTCATCCACCCCGCCGTGCAGCGAGCGGTTCGCTTCGTGGCGGCGAACCTGGAGGGAGACATCCGGCTGGGCGCGGTGGCGGAGCACGCGGAGATCTCCCCCGGGCGGCTCACGCACCTGCTCCCCCAGCACGTGGGACTCCCGCTGCGCCCCTATGTCGCGTGGCTCCGGCTCCAGCGCGCCGTCGCCCGGCTCCGCGAAGGCGCGACGCTGACGGAGTCCGCGCACCACGCGGGCTTCACGGATGGCGCGCACCTCACGCGCATCTTCCGCCGCATGTTCGGCATCCGGCCTTCCGACGTCATGGGCCGCGCGGAGTGGGTGCTGCCCACGCCCACGGACGACGACGCCCTCGCGAAGTAG
- a CDS encoding LysR family transcriptional regulator, with translation MTNRLDPRRLETFRVVATTGQVSAASRLLHLSQPAVTAQIRQLERECGQPLLVRTARGVRLNEAGQRLLAYAQRHHQLLEEAALAVTGEEVLTGELVLAASTTLASYVVPDLLASFLRLHRGLQVRLEVGNSEQVLGWVGEGRAPLGLVEGHARAAGLRLEHYLDDELLPVVATQAPKEILQVRTLDMLQTVPLLWRELGSGTRAVLERALKRAGVRRGPRAGDLQLGGTETIKGAVAAGLGVGFLSRWSIQAELSSGRFRVLPLPDLKVRRTFSWVLPVDAPGGIAGHFLRHARAAPPALAHS, from the coding sequence TTGACGAACCGCCTCGACCCTCGCCGACTCGAGACCTTCCGCGTGGTGGCGACGACGGGGCAGGTGTCCGCGGCGTCCCGGTTGCTGCACCTGTCCCAGCCCGCCGTCACCGCGCAGATCCGCCAGCTCGAGCGGGAATGCGGTCAGCCCTTGTTGGTGCGGACGGCTCGCGGGGTGCGACTCAATGAGGCCGGTCAGCGGCTGCTGGCGTATGCGCAGCGGCATCATCAGCTCTTGGAGGAGGCCGCGCTCGCGGTGACGGGTGAGGAGGTCCTGACGGGGGAGCTCGTGCTGGCCGCGAGCACCACGCTGGCGAGCTACGTCGTCCCGGACTTGCTGGCGTCCTTCCTGCGCCTGCACCGGGGACTCCAGGTGCGCCTGGAAGTGGGCAACTCCGAGCAGGTGCTCGGCTGGGTCGGCGAGGGACGCGCGCCGCTGGGATTGGTGGAGGGACATGCTCGCGCCGCGGGGCTCCGGTTGGAGCACTATCTGGATGACGAGTTGCTGCCGGTCGTCGCCACGCAGGCGCCGAAGGAGATCCTCCAGGTGCGGACCCTCGACATGCTCCAGACGGTGCCGCTGCTCTGGCGCGAGCTGGGGTCGGGCACTCGCGCGGTGCTGGAGCGGGCGCTGAAGCGCGCGGGGGTGCGCCGGGGGCCGCGGGCGGGAGACCTCCAGCTCGGCGGCACCGAGACCATCAAGGGCGCGGTGGCCGCGGGGCTCGGAGTGGGGTTCCTCTCGCGCTGGAGCATCCAGGCGGAGCTGAGCTCGGGGCGCTTCCGGGTGCTGCCCCTGCCCGACCTGAAGGTGCGGCGGACGTTCTCCTGGGTGCTGCCCGTGGATGCTCCGGGGGGAATCGCGGGCCACTTCCTGCGCCATGCCCGTGCGGCGCCCCCTGCGTTGGCGCATTCCTGA
- a CDS encoding alpha/beta fold hydrolase produces the protein MSMNILLVHGAWGDGSNWSRVIPLLVSQGFHVTAVQNPLTSLADDVANTRRILGLQKGPTLLVGHSYGGAVITEAGNDSDLVTGLVYIAAFAPDAGEGLGDLLGRGQPPPGGANIYPDPDGFLWIRQEGFRESFAQDLGEMEARVLGVAQRPIAGRCFSDKVTRPAWKVKPCWYQVSEQDRMIPPDTERFMAQRMRATTRSLAASHASLVSQPAEVSKLIQEAAASVEAGAGASMH, from the coding sequence ATGTCCATGAACATCCTGCTGGTGCATGGGGCGTGGGGAGATGGCTCCAACTGGAGTCGTGTCATTCCCTTGTTGGTGTCACAGGGCTTCCATGTCACGGCGGTCCAGAACCCGTTGACGTCGCTCGCCGACGATGTGGCGAACACCCGGCGCATCCTGGGCCTTCAGAAGGGGCCGACGCTGCTCGTCGGTCATTCCTATGGGGGCGCCGTCATCACCGAGGCGGGCAATGACTCGGACCTCGTCACGGGGCTGGTCTACATCGCGGCCTTCGCTCCGGACGCGGGCGAGGGGCTGGGGGACTTGCTGGGCCGGGGCCAGCCACCTCCGGGCGGTGCCAACATCTATCCGGACCCCGATGGCTTCCTGTGGATAAGACAGGAGGGCTTCCGAGAGAGCTTCGCGCAGGACCTGGGCGAGATGGAGGCGCGGGTGCTCGGCGTCGCCCAGCGGCCCATCGCGGGGCGGTGCTTCAGCGACAAGGTCACGCGGCCCGCGTGGAAGGTGAAGCCCTGCTGGTACCAGGTCTCCGAGCAGGACCGGATGATTCCTCCCGACACGGAGCGGTTCATGGCGCAGCGGATGCGGGCGACCACGCGCTCGCTCGCGGCGAGCCACGCCTCGCTCGTCTCGCAGCCGGCGGAGGTCTCCAAGCTCATCCAGGAGGCGGCCGCGAGCGTCGAGGCCGGAGCGGGCGCGAGCATGCACTGA
- a CDS encoding c-type cytochrome, with translation MSLRRDVVGGLAVVGALTLILAVGGGLYGLNLLNRGFSALEAPSALEARVARAARAFSMPSGAREQKNPLEPLPPKLLSEARAHWADHCAVCHAADGSGQTPIGQGLYPPAPDMRAAATQSLSDGELYWVIQNGIRLTGMPAWGQLHDGTRNRDSWALVSLIRTLPGLSPEALDEIKAGLPLSQHALQEQRAEDAFLEGP, from the coding sequence GTGAGCTTGCGCCGTGATGTGGTGGGAGGACTGGCCGTGGTGGGCGCGCTGACGCTCATCCTCGCCGTGGGAGGGGGGCTGTACGGACTGAACCTGTTGAATCGCGGGTTCTCCGCCCTGGAGGCCCCCTCCGCGCTCGAGGCCCGCGTGGCTCGCGCGGCGCGTGCTTTCAGCATGCCCTCCGGGGCGCGGGAGCAGAAGAATCCCCTGGAGCCGCTCCCTCCCAAGCTGCTGTCCGAAGCAAGAGCCCACTGGGCGGACCACTGCGCCGTCTGCCACGCGGCGGACGGCAGCGGGCAGACGCCCATCGGACAAGGGCTCTATCCCCCCGCGCCCGACATGCGCGCCGCCGCGACGCAGTCACTGAGTGATGGCGAGCTGTATTGGGTCATCCAGAACGGCATCCGGCTGACGGGCATGCCCGCGTGGGGACAGCTCCATGACGGCACGCGCAACCGCGACAGCTGGGCCCTCGTCTCACTCATCCGCACGCTGCCCGGGCTCAGCCCGGAGGCGCTCGATGAAATCAAGGCAGGACTCCCTCTCTCGCAGCACGCGCTTCAAGAACAACGCGCCGAGGACGCCTTCCTCGAAGGACCGTAG
- a CDS encoding sterol desaturase family protein, with the protein MSTHPVSYLPYPVIFFGGTAALVAGVSQGLPYWHVGPPILLLAALLVLALERVFPHAEVWRRDHDGDTLTDVFHVTGNLALSHVSLLLYTLAMELTGGALSWWPRDWPFWAQFLVGTVLLDLGLYGIHRASHHVPALWRLHAIHHSPRRVYWLNGQRRHLLHEALEGAPGLLVMGLLGAPPTVVACALAAVTLHLMFQHGNIAYRAGVLRHVFAVAELHRWHHQRLYADVQGNYGAILSVWDRLFGTALPQKGEAPLDVGMDDEPTLPTDYLGQLAWPFRGRRGARGGIGASPSGQDA; encoded by the coding sequence ATGAGCACACACCCCGTCTCGTATCTCCCCTACCCCGTCATCTTCTTCGGAGGCACGGCCGCACTGGTGGCCGGCGTGAGCCAGGGGCTCCCCTACTGGCATGTGGGGCCGCCCATCCTGCTGCTCGCGGCGCTGCTCGTCCTCGCGCTCGAGCGCGTGTTCCCCCACGCGGAGGTCTGGCGGAGGGACCACGACGGGGACACCCTGACGGACGTCTTCCACGTGACGGGCAACCTGGCGCTCAGTCACGTCTCACTCCTGCTCTACACCTTGGCCATGGAGCTCACGGGAGGCGCGCTGTCCTGGTGGCCTCGCGACTGGCCGTTCTGGGCGCAGTTCCTCGTGGGGACAGTGCTCCTCGACCTGGGGCTCTATGGCATCCACCGTGCGAGCCACCATGTTCCCGCGCTGTGGCGACTGCATGCCATCCATCACAGCCCTCGCCGCGTGTACTGGCTCAATGGACAACGCAGGCACTTGCTTCATGAGGCGCTGGAAGGCGCACCGGGGCTGCTGGTGATGGGACTGCTCGGGGCGCCTCCCACCGTCGTCGCCTGTGCGCTTGCCGCGGTGACATTGCACCTGATGTTCCAGCACGGGAACATCGCCTATCGCGCGGGTGTCTTGCGCCATGTCTTCGCCGTGGCCGAGCTGCACCGCTGGCACCACCAGCGGCTGTACGCGGACGTGCAAGGCAACTACGGCGCCATCCTGTCCGTGTGGGACCGACTCTTCGGCACCGCGCTTCCACAGAAGGGCGAGGCGCCACTCGATGTAGGGATGGATGACGAGCCCACGCTCCCCACCGACTACCTGGGTCAGCTCGCCTGGCCCTTCCGGGGACGGCGCGGGGCACGCGGGGGCATCGGGGCCAGCCCCTCGGGGCAAGACGCCTGA